Genomic window (Gemmatimonadota bacterium):
GTCGTGTGCGCAAGACGAACCAGGATCACTTCCTGATCGCCTCACTGCGCAAGCAGCTCGACGTGCACTCCACGAGCCTGCCCACCATGCAGTTGCACACCCCGGGCACCGATCGATTGGCTTTTCTGGCGATGGTCGCAGATGGCGTCGGCGGGAGCGCTGGTGGCGAGGAAGCGTCCGGGTTCACGGTCGAGATGATCGCCTCGTACCTCACGCACAGTACACACTGCTACTACACCGCCGACACCGCCGACGACGCGGCGTTCATTCATGCGCTCGAGAACGCTGCCTATCGCTGTCACGAAGAGCTGCTCCAGGTGGGGGAGCGCGAGGGGCGACGCATGGGCGCGACCACGCTGACGCTGTGGCTCGGTGTGTGGCCGAGGGCGTATCTGCTCCAGGTGGGAGACAGCCGGTACTACCAGCTTCGGGATGGCGTGCTGACCCAGGTGAGCCGCGACCAAACCCTGGCGCAGGAGCTGATCGACCGGGGCGTGTTCACGCGGACCGATCGGGCGGCCGCGCAGCTGGCGCACACCCTCTCGAGTGCGATTGGGGGTCCCCAGACCGACCCGATGGTCACTGGTGTAGAGATTGGATGGGGCGTGGTGAACCTGCTCTGCAGCGATGGCCTCACCAAGCACGTCAGCGACGAACGCATCAGGGACCGGCTGATGACGATGACATCGGCGCGACAGGTCTGCGAGGACCTGATGGATGATGCACTCGCCGCAGGGGGGACCGACAACATCACGATCGTTGTCGGTCGGGCGCTGCAGGGCGGCGTGCCGCGTTGATCCGCGTACCTCGACGACCCCCTTACTTCTTGGGGGTCGTCGGCGGCGTAGCCGGTGGCGGGGGGGGGGGGGGGGGGGGGGGGGGGGGGGGGGGGGGGGGGGGGGGGGGGGCGGGGGGGGGGGGGGGCCCGCGGGCGGGCGGGGGGGGGGGGGGGGGGGGGGGGGGGGGGGCGGGGGGCGCGGGGGGCGGGCGCCCGCGGGCCCGCCGCCGGCCGCGCCCGCCGGGCCCGGGGCGGCCCCGCCCCCCCGGGGGCCCCCCCCGGGGGGCGCCCCCCCGCGGGGGGGCGCGCGGGGCCGGGCGGGGGCCGGGGGGCCGGGCGGGCCGGGGGCGGGGGGCCGCGGGGGGGGGCGGCCCCCCCGGCGCGGGGCCCGCCCCGCCCCCCGGCCCGCCGGCCCCGCCGCCCGGGGCGGGGCGCGCCCGGCGGGGCCGGCGGGGGCCCGGGGGGCCGCCGCCCGGCCCCGGGGGGGGGGCCCGGGGGGCCCCCCGGGGGGCCCGCCCGCCGCGGGGCCCCGGCCGCGCCGGCCGCCCCCCGGGGCGGCCCCCCGGGCGGGGGGGGGGCGGGCGGCGGGGGGGGCGGGGGGGGGGGGGGGGGGGGGCCGGGAGGGGGACGGGAACCGAGGCCCGGGAGTCGCCAGGGGATCAGCGGGGGTTGCTGCTCCACCGCACTGAAGTTGAAGAACTCACTGATGCGCGTCGCCTGCGCCACCGCCTTCGCGTCGGCAAGTGCCTTGGCAGCGCCGGGCTGGTCACCAATCGTCTGCAGCATGTCGTAGACCATGAAGCCGGTCTGCACATACAGCGCCGGGATGCCGACCGACGGCTTGTCCACCCAACCGTCCTTGCGGACGAAGGAGTCCCGACCCTTGAAGACGTCCTGCCACAGGTCACGTGAACGCTTCACGTCCACGAAGCCCTCGCCAGGGACGAGCAGGGTGTCCGGCCCGGAGGCCGGGACATTTTCCACGAGCCGACGTGCCAGGCCCTGCGTGATGAGGTAGGGATCGATCCCCAACTCTCGGCCGTAGCCACCGGCCGTGCGCGAGATGTAGATCGGGCGCTCGCCGCAGTTGTCGCGAATCATCTGCAGCACGTAGAGGTCCGCCCGGGTAAGGACGCGCGGCTCGATGCGCCCACGAATCGTCCCGCAGGCGTCAAAACCAACGGTGTCCGGCAGCTGGTACGCGAGCGGGAGGGAGTCGACCTGGTCGAGTGTGAGTGCAATGACAGGCTTCGTCGGCTTCTTCCACTCACGGTCACGATAGATCGCCGGCCCTGCGGCCTTGTCGTACTCGCGCACGGGGTTCCGCAGGAGCTGTCGGGTGTACCAGTCGGTGTTGAGCAGCGAGGTGTTCGCCACGACGACGTCCTTGCGCACCCCTTCCACTTCCTGCGCATACCAGAGCGGGAAGGTGTCGTTGTCGCCCACCGTCACCAGGATGCCGTACGGCTCCACCGAGTTGAGCATGTCGTGCGCAAAGGCGAACGTGGTATCGTCGTTCTTGCGCGTCGAGGCTTCCCAGTTACCGACAATCGGCACGCAGGCGATGAGCAGCACCGGCGTGGCCATCAGCCAGCTGCGCTTGCGCGGCACGTCCATCACCGACTTGCCGTACTTCACTTGGTCGGCGCCGAACAGGGACGCCACCGACTCCCAGACGAAGACGAGGCCGAGCGCGGCCCACACGCTCCACGCGGAGAAGCTCCAGAGATAGAAGTAGTCGCGATCGCGCACCTCGCGGTCGACGGTCTCCTGCAGTTCCGGCGATTGCGATGCCCCGTACTTGAAGTTCAGGTAGTAGATGAGGAGCAGCGTCATGGTGAACATGAGCGGCCCGAAGAACCAGAAGGACTGCTTGTCGCGTTTCCAGTGCACCCACCCGCCGAAGAGCCCCAGCACGAGGAAGAGCGCGGCGAGCACCGCCTGGACGGCCTGCTGCTGGCCGTACGGGTCACGCCACCACTGCCACTTGAAGTAGAGCCACCACATCCCGACCTGCGCGCTGAACGGGGCATTGCGCTCCGTGACCGGCGGCTTGCCGTACTGCTCCCGGTTGAAGTTGTACTTGAACAACTCCCAGGTCTTGGCGCTGAAGGTGCAATCCACCTTGAGCCCGTCGACGCAGCCGGTGGGCTCCCCTTCGTTGATGAGCGGTTGATAGGCGGCGCGGATCGGCTGCGTCGCAAACGGGGTCATTCCGATGACGATGGCACCGACGCAGGCGAGGATCAGCTTCCAGCGCAGCAGGGTCGCCGGCCGACGGATGAGCACCGCGAGTCCGACCGCGGGAGCGGCGAGCATGCCGGCCATGTGGTTGGCGTACCCGAGCCCCAGGACATAGGCGATGAGGATGAGCAGCTTGTCCGCCTTGGGGCCGTCTGGGTCATCACACCAGCGTACGGTCAACCAGGCGATGAGTGCGACGCCGACCATGGCGACCGTATACACCTTCTCGTTGATGACCGACTGGCTCCACACCGTGAAGGCCGTCGCCCCGATCAGGGCGGCGAGCCCGCCGCCCACGATACGTTGCCATCGCTCGGCGAACCACGACACCAGGACGCGCTCGGT
Coding sequences:
- a CDS encoding DUF2723 domain-containing protein, whose amino-acid sequence is MTSAAPTAPHELDYRPSYLAATVAGTLVLLLYVLTLGSSTAMWDTSEYIAAAYIMGLPHPPGNPFFVLIGRFFAILPIAPGVATRINLLAAICSAISAGMWFLITERVLVSWFAERWQRIVGGGLAALIGATAFTVWSQSVINEKVYTVAMVGVALIAWLTVRWCDDPDGPKADKLLILIAYVLGLGYANHMAGMLAAPAVGLAVLIRRPATLLRWKLILACVGAIVIGMTPFATQPIRAAYQPLINEGEPTGCVDGLKVDCTFSAKTWELFKYNFNREQYGKPPVTERNAPFSAQVGMWWLYFKWQWWRDPYGQQQAVQAVLAALFLVLGLFGGWVHWKRDKQSFWFFGPLMFTMTLLLIYYLNFKYGASQSPELQETVDREVRDRDYFYLWSFSAWSVWAALGLVFVWESVASLFGADQVKYGKSVMDVPRKRSWLMATPVLLIACVPIVGNWEASTRKNDDTTFAFAHDMLNSVEPYGILVTVGDNDTFPLWYAQEVEGVRKDVVVANTSLLNTDWYTRQLLRNPVREYDKAAGPAIYRDREWKKPTKPVIALTLDQVDSLPLAYQLPDTVGFDACGTIRGRIEPRVLTRADLYVLQMIRDNCGERPIYISRTAGGYGRELGIDPYLITQGLARRLVENVPASGPDTLLVPGEGFVDVKRSRDLWQDVFKGRDSFVRKDGWVDKPSVGIPALYVQTGFMVYDMLQTIGDQPGAAKALADAKAVAQATRISEFFNFSAVEQQPPLIPWRLPGLGSRPPPGPPPPPPPPPPPPAPPPPGGPPRGAAGAAGAPRRAGPPGGPPGPPPGAGRRPPGPPPAPPGAPRPGRRGRRAGGRGGPRAGGAAPPRGPPPPARPAPRPPPGPARPPAGGRPPGGAPGGAGPPRARRARPAAGPRAPAPRAPRPPPPPPPPPPARPRAPPPPRPPPPPPPPPPPPPPPPPATGYAADDPQEVRGSSRYADQRGTPPCSARPTTIVMLSVPPAASASSIRSSQTCRADVIVISRSLMRSSLTCLVRPSLQSRFTTPHPISTPVTIGSVWGPPIALERVCASCAAARSVRVNTPRSISSCARVWSRLTWVSTPSRSW